The genomic segment CGCCTGGAGCAGCCAGAAAGTGATGCAAATATTCGAGCAATCAGCACAATTGAAAGGGCAGCTGGAGAGGGAGTGTTTAAGACAAACAGAGCAGAGTCTCCAGCTGCACTCACTAGGGGAAGAGAGCCAGTCAAGCCTGTCCGGGAGATTGAAGTATGTGGTCCTTTCTTCGCTCTCATTTCAGAGATCTCACCAAGCAAGATTTAGTTTTCCAGATAGCCTTCTTTGTAGAAAGAAGCCatgcctcaataaaaataaattcttttctgGTACCAGTCAGgtttattttgataaataaatgTATTGTTCCAAGGGCCTGATTCCAAgtaaaggaggagaaggaaggaaaagggagaatAAGGAGCCAGGGAGAAGTTTTCATGTCTGTCTCTATGTGAATCCACTGTAAGAATTTCTCTGTAGGAATCACATCTAACCTGAGATCATTTGGAGAAGGTACCACTTTCAGTTTTCCAGAGAGAATCACCAGTACCCACAGATTTAATACagccagagaaagataaatagataaactTAAGGCCCCCTGACAAACTTAACTAAAGATTTTGCCCCAGGACAAAGGGGGTGACTTATTTCCAAATATCCTCTCTACATATTGATGTGCATTCTCTCGGCCCTTTGAGACAATATTCTAGGACCACTGATCTGAGCCCAACGCCtcatttaattacattttttcaGATCTCAAGGAAGAGCCCTTGagtgtgtatttttaattataaggTAAGTAAGTAAAATATAAGTATTTGACTCTACGTATATGAAACATCTTGGGCAAAGTCATGTGGGTGAGTCCTAGGACCAGTTGGGAGTATTCATATAGTCTTACACAAGGCACTTCATTTCTTCTTATCCTCAAATGTGCTCTCACATCATTTGAATATACAGCATCTGTGCCATTGTTCTCAATTGCATTCTCTGATGGGAAGCTATATGACTTGATTTCTTACACATTATAGGTGTTTCATAAggattatcatttaaaataaggGGAAAAGGCTCACTCCAGGGTGCcacatattaaacattttatctcttctttttaaaacaatcagAGCTAAATGTTTTTACAGATAATCCCAGGTCTCATTAAAGGGGAGTAAATGTTCACTCTTATGAACACTTTTCAGATTCCTCAATAACCTAACTCAttaacatttccttctcttttcccattTTCACATTTCCCCTAGTTTCCTCACCCTTTGAAATTCATCTAAGCATCTCTGTCTTGTGTACCCTTGGCTTTGTTCCCCTGACTTTGCTTCCAGAAATAATTTCTGTGGCTATTTATTTAATGTCACCTATTCATGTAGTATCAGCACCTGTGAAGCCTGGAGTGAGGGCCACAAGCTTCCTCACCAGGGCATCCTTGCTGAGGCTCTTGTTCAACTTGAGTGGACGCAGGTGGACCCTGAGGATAGACGACCTGCCTTTGATGTCCGGGGGGCCAATGTAAATCTGACGGTCGAAGTGGCCTGGCTGCATCAGGGCTGGGTCAAGGACGTCGGGGCAGTTGGTGCCTGCCAGCACAACAACGTTCGTGGTAGAGTTGAATCCATGCATCTCCACGAGCAGCTGGTTCAGGGTGTTCTGCTCACTCTGGCTTCTGGCCAATTGCATCAATCTCGTCCACAAACAAGACAAAGCAAGCTTTTTTCTGGGCCACTGCAAACATGTCACGAACCCGAGCTGGGCCAACGCCAACAAACATCTCCAGGAACTCAGACCCATTCACGGTGATGAAGGGCACACCAGCCTCCCCCGCGGTCGCCTCGGCAAGAAGCGTCTTGCCGGTACCGGGAGGACCTGTGAGCAGGGCTCCCTTTGCAATTTTGGCCCCAAGGTCCTGGTACTGTTTGGGGTTCTTCAGGAAATTCACAAACTCCATGATCTCCAGCTTGGCTTCTTCGCAACCAGCCACGTCTGCAAACCGCACACCGATGTCATCCTTGATGATCTTGGCTATTGTCTCACCAATGCCGAAGAGGCCCCCTCCTCGCCCACCACGCCCAGCCCCCATCGGACCCCTCCTCATGGCATAGAGGAAGATGCCAATCAGGAGAAGGGTGGGCACCAGGCTTCACAAGAAAGTCCCATCGCTCTCGGTGGTGTAGACCATGGCCGCCTGGTTGGGGGCTCAATGCCTAGCTCCCACTGGATGGTCTCCAGGTTGCGCTCGAAGGTGTCCATACTGCCAATGCTAAACCACGCATACTCCTCGAGTGGTGTCCCAGGGGCAGGAATAACAGGCACAAACTGTTTATCCACCACTTCCAGCCGATCCACCAGACCTCTCGCCAGGTAATACTGCACGAAGTGCTTTCAAGTGATTCCCTTCCCAGGATCTCGGAAATAGAAGTAGGGAAATCCTGCAGCGacacctgcccccagcacagcCTGACTGCGGAGATCATTGTCGTCCCAGGGCACCTTCCCCTTCTGCATTCGTTTCCACCAGGCAAAGGCATCCCGCTTTCCTCATCTCTTCCCTCCGTCCGCTCCAGGACCAGCATCCTTTGGTTCACTAGTTCCTTTGGGTGGTTTTGAACACAGCCACAGGGAAACTGATGCCAGTTTTATCTGCAGAGCCGACTGCTGAAAGCGGATTCCCTGGAGACACTAGTGAGCGGTTCCAAGCGCCCTCACGCCTGCCCCGAATGTCCTGCCCCCTCGCGGGCCAAGGCCACACCGCCACAGCATGGCGAGCTGCCCCGCCACCGCCCTGCTGCCGGCCGCTGCCACCAGAAGCGGTGACATTCCCCCTCAGACATTTCTAATGTTTGCAAGGAAGCCGCCCCGATCGCCACCTGCCACCTAAACCCCTCTGTCGGGGAGAAGCACTTCGAGCAGGCCATCGAGAGGGTCATTGGAGGCCTTGAGAAGAAGACACAGGTCCTGCAGCCCGGCGAGAAGATGACAGTAGCCTATCACGAGACTGGCCATGCGGTGGTGGGCTGGTTCCTGGAACACGCAGACCCCCCTCTGCTCAAGGTGTCCATCGTCCCCGGGGGCAAGGGCCTCGGCTATGCCCAGTGCCTGCCCAGGGAGCAGTACCTGTACACACGGGAGCAGCTCTTTGACCGCATGTGCGCCATGCTGGGCGGCCGCGTGGCTGAGCAGCTGTTCTTCGGGCGGGTCACCACGGGGGCCCAGGACGACCTGAGGAAGGTCACCCAGAGCGCCTATGCCCAGGTAGACCAGCAgccttggggggtggggggtcgggGTCTCCGCATCGGGCTGACCCCGGCACTCGCCTCCTGCAGATCGTGCAGTTCGGGATGAGCGAGAAGCTGGGCCAGGTGTCCTTCGATCTCCCACAGCCAGGCGAGGCGCTGGTGGAGAAGCCATTCAGCGAGGCCACCGCCCAGCTCATAGACGAGGAGGTGCGGCGGCTCATCTGCTCTGCACATGCGCGCACCCTGGACCTGCTCACACGCTGCCGTGAGCAGGTGGACAAGGTGGGCAGGCAGCTGCTGGAGAAGGAGGTGCTGGAGCGGGCCGACATGGTGGAGCTGCTCGGGCCACGGCCGTTCACCGAGAAGATCACCTACGAGGAGCTCGTGGAGGGCATGGGcggcctggaggaggacatggccctTCCCGAGGGTCTGCAGGGCTGGCATGGGGGGCCCGCTGCAGGAGAGCCCAGCCTAGCGCCTCCGCCTGGAGAGCAGCCTCCAGGAACCCCAGGAAGCAAATTAAAGCACATGTAACCCgaagcaatggcacccgactccagtaatcttgcctggaaaatcccacggacggaggagcctgatgggctgcagtccatggggttgctaagagtcggacacgacttcactttcactttcacacattggagaaggcaatggcacccctctccagtgttcttgcctggagaatcccagggatgggggagcctggtgggctgccgtctatggggtcgcatagagtccgACACGATTGAAGGGACTTACCAGCACTCATGTAGTATCACTAAAACCACAAAACTTACCCTATAATGGGCTGTCAGGAGTTGATGTCTTTATGTAATTTTCAAACTTTGCATTGTGTTTTGGAGAGGGAAGAAATCAATAAAGCTAGTCATTTTTGCCCTTATTTCACCTTCAGGTATTATTTTACTACTGAGAATGTCGAGTCTGCAATTAGACAGACAGATTGCTCTCCTTGAAAAGGCAAGGATGCCTCATGAGTGCGGGATCCCATAGCACTTCCCATCTATCCCCCCACCTACAGGATGACTGAGATCACTCTAGATACAGAACATTAGTTCTTCCTCTCTGCGTGGGTGGCTTCAACTTCATGCTCAGTGGAGTAGGTTTCTTTAATGTAGCAGAAGCCTCGCAGGTCAACTTCTGAGTTCCAGGATGAGCCAATTCTAATCCCTTCCTTAGGAATATGGATTAGGATTGTGTAGAAATACCCTGAGCTTGAAAAATAATGCATTACTGTGGGCTCTGTCTTCTCCAGGTGACCTGGAGAACAGAAGACGAAAGGGCCTGGAGTGGGGAAGATGTACAGAGAGGAGCCACAGTGAAGGCAAAGAGAGGATCCTTCTTGGTGAC from the Capra hircus breed San Clemente chromosome 18, ASM170441v1, whole genome shotgun sequence genome contains:
- the LOC108638059 gene encoding AFG3-like protein 1; the encoded protein is MPVLSAEPTAESGFPGDTSERFQAPSRLPRMSCPLAGQGHTATAWRAAPPPPCCRPLPPEAEAAPIATCHLNPSVGEKHFEQAIERVIGGLEKKTQVLQPGEKMTVAYHETGHAVVGWFLEHADPPLLKVSIVPGGKGLGYAQCLPREQYLYTREQLFDRMCAMLGGRVAEQLFFGRVTTGAQDDLRKVTQSAYAQIVQFGMSEKLGQVSFDLPQPGEALVEKPFSEATAQLIDEEVRRLICSAHARTLDLLTRCREQVDKVGRQLLEKEVLERADMVELLGPRPFTEKITYEELVEGMGGLEEDMALPEGLQGWHGGPAAGEPSLAPPPGEQPPGTPGSKLKHM